The Aneurinibacillus uraniidurans genome segment CGGTCAAATACAACTTCTTTTACGCCTTTTTCGATCGCACGTTTTGCCACGAGTTCGCCGACTTTTGCAGCAGACTCCTGGTTACCGCCGTGACCGAGTTGGCCTTTCAGTTCCGGATCAACAGTAGAAGCAGCAGCGAGTGTTACACCTGCTACGTCATCAATCAGTTGAGCGTAGATGTGGTTCGAAGAACGATATACGTTCAGGCGCGGCATTTGAGCTGTGCCAGTTACTTTCTT includes the following:
- the rplR gene encoding 50S ribosomal protein L18, producing MITKQDKNKSRKKRHLRVRKKVTGTAQMPRLNVYRSSNHIYAQLIDDVAGVTLAAASTVDPELKGQLGHGGNQESAAKVGELVAKRAIEKGVKEVVFDRGGYLYHGRVKALADAAREAGLQF